One genomic segment of Chelmon rostratus isolate fCheRos1 chromosome 22, fCheRos1.pri, whole genome shotgun sequence includes these proteins:
- the fgl2a gene encoding fibrinogen-like 2a, with amino-acid sequence MRTIVLCVSASLLLAATLVPRASRAADFPVNSHQRWDARGSYSLGSESGTPTSCPMKLRPLGQCGSSGAGAEEGEDCPYQLTLPPLTIQLPKQFRLLEKTMKELQSLKEVVNKLKSGCQECRGARGSGTFGHQQADQGQTQVPIQRDAGGEVRLDLTGQEVQGGSSQEERGDGMVPGATVDVAGPGQASIFGKITPSPSSMHDMQVKLNRMSASLRNARSQISALQGRLEGLNLINMDNVQAMVDRQVENITGVVNKLSSTCTTACPVQNTPHSIILAPRDCSDYNVLEVKKSSVYRVTPDPRNGTFEVFCDMESYGGGWTVIQQRLDGSVSFNRTWAEYKKGFGNLRGEFWLGNDHIHLLTKAKDMIVRIELEDFEGVREYAKYDQFYVANEFLRYRLSVSGYSGTAGNAISFNKHFNHDQKFFSTPDRDNDMYPSGNCGAYYSSGWWFDACMSANLNGKYYHKRYKGVRNGIFWGTWHNMSTEYYPTNYRQAFKTVKMMIRPKNYAP; translated from the exons ATGAGGACGATTGTGCTTTGCGTCTCAGCCAGTCTCCTGCTTGCAGCCACCTTGGTGCCGCGCGCCAGCCGGGCAGCGGACTTCCCCGTCAACTCACACCAGAGATGGGACGCTCGAGGATCCTACTCTTTGGGATCTGAATCTGGTACCCCCACCTCCTGCCCCATGAAACTGAGACCCTTGGGCCAGTGTGGGAGCAGCGGGGCCggtgcagaggagggggaggattGCCCTTACCAGCTCACCCTGCCTCCCCTCACCATCCAGCTGCCTAAGCAGTTCAGGCTGCTGGAGAAAACgatgaaggagctgcagagtctgaaGGAGGTGGTCAACAAGCTGAAGAGTGGGTGCCAGGAGTGCCGTGGGGCACGGGGCAGTGGGACTTTTGGACATCAGCAAGCTGACCAGGGACAGACGCAGGTCCCCATTCAGAGGGATGCCGGGGGAGAAGTGAGACTGGACCTGACAGGACAGGAGGTGCAAGGTGGGTCCAGccaagaggagaggggagacgGGATGGTCCCCGGAGCTACTGTTGACGTTGCTGGACCAGGGCAAGCTTCTATTTTTGGGAAAATTACACCGAGCCCGAGCTCGATGCATGATATGCAG GTGAAGCTGAATAGGATGTCAGCCAGTCTGCGCAATGCCAGGAGCCAGATCTCGGCTTTGCAGGGTCGTCTGGAGGGGCTCAACCTGATAAACATGGACAACGTGCAGGCTATGGTGGACAGGCAGGTGGAGAACATCACTGGAGTGGTCAACAAGCTCAGCTCCACCTGCACCACTGCGTGCCCAGTACAGAACACCCCTCACT caATCATATTAGCCCCTCGGGACTGTTCAGACTACAATGTGCTGGAGGTGAAGAAGAGCAGTGTGTATCGCGTGACCCCTGATCCCCGCAACGGGACATTTGAGGTCTTCTGTGACATGGAGTCGTATGGAGGTGGATGGACCGTGATACAGCAAAGGCTTGATGGGTCTGTCAGCTTCAACCGCACCTGGGCCGAGTATAAGAAAGGTTTTGGGAACCTCAG AGGTGAGTTCTGGCTGGGCAATGACCATATCCACTTGCTGACAAAAGCCAAAGACATGATCGTGCGAATCGAGCTGGAGGACTTCGAGGGTGTCCGGGAGTATGCAAAGTATGACCAGTTCTATGTGGCCAATGAATTCCTGCGCTACcggctgtctgtcagtggaTACAG TGGGACGGCTGGGAATGCCATCAGTTTCAACAAGCACTTCAACCATGACCAGAAGTTTTTCTCCACGCCTGACCGCGACAACGACATGTATCCCTCTGGAAACTGCGGCGCCTACTACAGCTCCGGCTGGTGGTTCGATGCTTGCATGTCCGCCAACCTCAACGGGAAGTACTATCACAAGAGGTACAAGGGGGTCAGGAACGGGATCTTCTGGGGAACCTGGCACAACATGTCGACAGAGTACTACCCTACCAACTACAGGCAGGCATTCAAAACGGTCAAGATGATGATACGGCCCAAGAACTACGCTCCTTAA